A stretch of DNA from Caldilineales bacterium:
GTAGTAGCAAACGTGTTGTCGACGAACTCGATTCAACGGAGATGAAATGCAGTTTGAGTGGGATCCGAAGAAAGCAGCCAGCAACCTACGGCGTCACAAGGTAACCTTCGACGAAGCAGCTACATCGCTAGAAGATGAGCTGTCGCTGACTGGTGATGACCCGGATCATTCGTTGGAAGAAGTGCGCTTGATCACCTTTGGCGTCTCCAGCGCGGGTTGCTTGCTGGTCGTTTCGCACACGGAAAGGGGCGAGCGTATCCGCATCATTATCGCTCGACTTGCTACCCGAGCAGAGAGAAACCTGTATGAGGAAGGCTAAAATGGTGAATGATGATCTGCGTCCCGAATATCGCCGTGAGGACTTCGGGCCGATGGTGCGTGGCAAGTACGCCGCACGCCTGAAAGAGTCCTCCAATATCGTCGTGCTTGACCCTGAGATTGCAGAGGCTTTCCCGAACGCTAAGGCAGTCAATGATGCTTTACGCGGCTTGCTCGAACTGGCGCGAGCGAGCGCATATCGGTCCGCGTCGTCTGTTTCGGCATCGGCACAGTCCACGCATCAGTAACCGGCGTGGACTACGTATCTAGGCTCGGGGTTGGGTCTAACAACCGCTTCCAGCCGGCTGCCCACCGTGCGTAGTCATGTTTTGCAGCCTCGCAGCCCATCTCGCCCCACTTTTCGGGCAAGCAGCCTCGCCCTTATGCACGCGGCACGCCGGTTTCTCCCGTCCCATAATGAGCCGCCCGCGCTCATCCGGGGTGCACCGGACGGCTGGGACTCTGCGCGTTTTGGGAGTTGGTTCTAAACTTTGGCAGTTTCCCGTTTCGTGAATTGGTTCTCCCCAGCCGCCGGTAACGCAGGCCGTTGGCCGGCTCGTAATAACAGCGTATGTTTTCAAGATTTGTGGCCAAACAACTCAGTGGGCCATCTATGGTGGTGGGGCAATGGCTGTTGGCGCCTCTGTGGAACCGCCGAAATATGGCTTTGAACAATGTGGCGCTAGAACGATTGGCGTTACAGGCAGATGACCAAGTGTTGGAAGTCGGCTTTGGAGGTGGTTATTTATTAGGGCAAATGCTCTCGTCAGTTTCTTCTGGTCTCGTGGCTGGGATTGATGCTTCTCGGGCGATGATAGTTTACTGCGAGAAACGCTATCAGCGTTTTCAACAGTCTGGCCGCTTGGAG
This window harbors:
- a CDS encoding BrnT family toxin, coding for MQFEWDPKKAASNLRRHKVTFDEAATSLEDELSLTGDDPDHSLEEVRLITFGVSSAGCLLVVSHTERGERIRIIIARLATRAERNLYEEG